In the genome of Penaeus vannamei isolate JL-2024 chromosome 26, ASM4276789v1, whole genome shotgun sequence, one region contains:
- the LOC113819767 gene encoding uncharacterized protein isoform X2, with translation MPRKLRSTSSGDKPSVVRKHDDPTSTSQEAGGAPSSRSYSSEPGPSTSRQTDAARLRRGSNYSHTGDGKSQTRSFLDLLDESDFSESDDDWLPEAVTSSGRLIGVEEAVTSSDSDSEEDLQEISVSSTAGEPRRLFYLRNKSFVDHAPQNATENLGACNLLKPIEYFLSYVSEDFLGDIAMYTNMKSIETTGACINTNSKEIATFIGMTFAMSIIKMPRIRMYWQSKTRIPWIADKMARDRFFRLRHSLKVINDNTVLEDDKKVTGFGK, from the exons ATGCCGCGGAAACTAAGATCCACAAGCTCTg GTGACAAACCATCAGTTGTCAGGAAGCATGATGACCCCACAAGTACATCTCAAGAGGCTG GTGGTGCACCATCATCAAGAAGCTACAGTAGTGAACCAGGCCCATCTACATCTCGACAAACTGATGCTGCACGTTTAAGAAGAG GGAGCAACTACTCCCATACAGGAGATGGCAAATCACAGACTAGGTCTTTTCTGGATCTCCTTGATGAAAGTGACTTCAGTGAGAGTGATGATGACTGGCTACCCGAGGCAGTGACGTCATCTGGGAGACTAATTGGAGTTGAAGAAGCTGTCACTTCTTCGGACTCGGATTCTGAAGAGGATCTCCAGGAGATATCTGTATCTTCAACTGCTGGGGAGCCAAGAAGATTGTTTTACCTACGAAATAAATCTTTCGTAGACCATGCTCCTCAGAATGCAACAGAAAATTTAGGAGCTTGTAACTTACTGAAACCAATTGAGTATTTCCTATCTTATGTCAGTGAGGATTTTTTGGGAGATATtgcaatgtatacaaatatgaaatcAATTGAAACTACAGGTGCATGTATTAACACAAACAGCAAAGAAATTGCCACTTTCATAGGAATGACATTTGCTATGTCAATCATAAAGATGCCAAGAATTAGAATGTATTGGCAGTCAAAAACTAGGATCCCTTGGATAGCTGATAAAATGGCAAGAGACAGATTTTTCCGTCTCAGACATTCGTTAAAGGTCATCAATGATAACACTGTATTGGAAGACGACAAAAAAGTGACAGGTTTTGGAAAGTAA
- the LOC113819767 gene encoding uncharacterized protein isoform X4 yields MPRKLRSTSSGDKPSVVRKHDDPTSTSQEAGGAPSSRSYSSEPGPSTSRQTDAARLRRGDGKSQTRSFLDLLDESDFSESDDDWLPEAVTSSGRLIGVEEAVTSSDSDSEEDLQEISVSSTAGEPRRLFYLRNKSFVDHAPQNATENLGACNLLKPIEYFLSYVSEDFLGDIAMYTNMKSIETTGACINTNSKEIATFIGMTFAMSIIKMPRIRMYWQSKTRIPWIADKMARDRFFRLRHSLKVINDNTVLEDDKKVTGFGK; encoded by the exons ATGCCGCGGAAACTAAGATCCACAAGCTCTg GTGACAAACCATCAGTTGTCAGGAAGCATGATGACCCCACAAGTACATCTCAAGAGGCTG GTGGTGCACCATCATCAAGAAGCTACAGTAGTGAACCAGGCCCATCTACATCTCGACAAACTGATGCTGCACGTTTAAGAAGAG GAGATGGCAAATCACAGACTAGGTCTTTTCTGGATCTCCTTGATGAAAGTGACTTCAGTGAGAGTGATGATGACTGGCTACCCGAGGCAGTGACGTCATCTGGGAGACTAATTGGAGTTGAAGAAGCTGTCACTTCTTCGGACTCGGATTCTGAAGAGGATCTCCAGGAGATATCTGTATCTTCAACTGCTGGGGAGCCAAGAAGATTGTTTTACCTACGAAATAAATCTTTCGTAGACCATGCTCCTCAGAATGCAACAGAAAATTTAGGAGCTTGTAACTTACTGAAACCAATTGAGTATTTCCTATCTTATGTCAGTGAGGATTTTTTGGGAGATATtgcaatgtatacaaatatgaaatcAATTGAAACTACAGGTGCATGTATTAACACAAACAGCAAAGAAATTGCCACTTTCATAGGAATGACATTTGCTATGTCAATCATAAAGATGCCAAGAATTAGAATGTATTGGCAGTCAAAAACTAGGATCCCTTGGATAGCTGATAAAATGGCAAGAGACAGATTTTTCCGTCTCAGACATTCGTTAAAGGTCATCAATGATAACACTGTATTGGAAGACGACAAAAAAGTGACAGGTTTTGGAAAGTAA
- the LOC113819767 gene encoding uncharacterized protein isoform X3, producing the protein MPRKLRSTSSGDKPSVVRKHDDPTSTSQEAGESTSSPGGAPSSRSYSSEPGPSTSRQTDAARLRRGDGKSQTRSFLDLLDESDFSESDDDWLPEAVTSSGRLIGVEEAVTSSDSDSEEDLQEISVSSTAGEPRRLFYLRNKSFVDHAPQNATENLGACNLLKPIEYFLSYVSEDFLGDIAMYTNMKSIETTGACINTNSKEIATFIGMTFAMSIIKMPRIRMYWQSKTRIPWIADKMARDRFFRLRHSLKVINDNTVLEDDKKVTGFGK; encoded by the exons ATGCCGCGGAAACTAAGATCCACAAGCTCTg GTGACAAACCATCAGTTGTCAGGAAGCATGATGACCCCACAAGTACATCTCAAGAGGCTGGTGAGTCAACCTCCTCACCTG GTGGTGCACCATCATCAAGAAGCTACAGTAGTGAACCAGGCCCATCTACATCTCGACAAACTGATGCTGCACGTTTAAGAAGAG GAGATGGCAAATCACAGACTAGGTCTTTTCTGGATCTCCTTGATGAAAGTGACTTCAGTGAGAGTGATGATGACTGGCTACCCGAGGCAGTGACGTCATCTGGGAGACTAATTGGAGTTGAAGAAGCTGTCACTTCTTCGGACTCGGATTCTGAAGAGGATCTCCAGGAGATATCTGTATCTTCAACTGCTGGGGAGCCAAGAAGATTGTTTTACCTACGAAATAAATCTTTCGTAGACCATGCTCCTCAGAATGCAACAGAAAATTTAGGAGCTTGTAACTTACTGAAACCAATTGAGTATTTCCTATCTTATGTCAGTGAGGATTTTTTGGGAGATATtgcaatgtatacaaatatgaaatcAATTGAAACTACAGGTGCATGTATTAACACAAACAGCAAAGAAATTGCCACTTTCATAGGAATGACATTTGCTATGTCAATCATAAAGATGCCAAGAATTAGAATGTATTGGCAGTCAAAAACTAGGATCCCTTGGATAGCTGATAAAATGGCAAGAGACAGATTTTTCCGTCTCAGACATTCGTTAAAGGTCATCAATGATAACACTGTATTGGAAGACGACAAAAAAGTGACAGGTTTTGGAAAGTAA
- the LOC113819767 gene encoding uncharacterized protein isoform X1, which produces MPRKLRSTSSGDKPSVVRKHDDPTSTSQEAGESTSSPGGAPSSRSYSSEPGPSTSRQTDAARLRRGSNYSHTGDGKSQTRSFLDLLDESDFSESDDDWLPEAVTSSGRLIGVEEAVTSSDSDSEEDLQEISVSSTAGEPRRLFYLRNKSFVDHAPQNATENLGACNLLKPIEYFLSYVSEDFLGDIAMYTNMKSIETTGACINTNSKEIATFIGMTFAMSIIKMPRIRMYWQSKTRIPWIADKMARDRFFRLRHSLKVINDNTVLEDDKKVTGFGK; this is translated from the exons ATGCCGCGGAAACTAAGATCCACAAGCTCTg GTGACAAACCATCAGTTGTCAGGAAGCATGATGACCCCACAAGTACATCTCAAGAGGCTGGTGAGTCAACCTCCTCACCTG GTGGTGCACCATCATCAAGAAGCTACAGTAGTGAACCAGGCCCATCTACATCTCGACAAACTGATGCTGCACGTTTAAGAAGAG GGAGCAACTACTCCCATACAGGAGATGGCAAATCACAGACTAGGTCTTTTCTGGATCTCCTTGATGAAAGTGACTTCAGTGAGAGTGATGATGACTGGCTACCCGAGGCAGTGACGTCATCTGGGAGACTAATTGGAGTTGAAGAAGCTGTCACTTCTTCGGACTCGGATTCTGAAGAGGATCTCCAGGAGATATCTGTATCTTCAACTGCTGGGGAGCCAAGAAGATTGTTTTACCTACGAAATAAATCTTTCGTAGACCATGCTCCTCAGAATGCAACAGAAAATTTAGGAGCTTGTAACTTACTGAAACCAATTGAGTATTTCCTATCTTATGTCAGTGAGGATTTTTTGGGAGATATtgcaatgtatacaaatatgaaatcAATTGAAACTACAGGTGCATGTATTAACACAAACAGCAAAGAAATTGCCACTTTCATAGGAATGACATTTGCTATGTCAATCATAAAGATGCCAAGAATTAGAATGTATTGGCAGTCAAAAACTAGGATCCCTTGGATAGCTGATAAAATGGCAAGAGACAGATTTTTCCGTCTCAGACATTCGTTAAAGGTCATCAATGATAACACTGTATTGGAAGACGACAAAAAAGTGACAGGTTTTGGAAAGTAA